A single window of Luteipulveratus halotolerans DNA harbors:
- the cbiE gene encoding precorrin-6y C5,15-methyltransferase (decarboxylating) subunit CbiE — MNTVTVVGIGAEGWAGLPRTHQDIIQGAEVLVGGPRHLDLVPEVAGQVRRSWPSPLRDGLEPLLALYDGRRLVALASGDPLLSGVGTTLIDVMGPERVDVVPAVSSASLAHARMGWSHETTTVVSLVGRPTSRLARHLSPGRRLIVLSSDETTPAEVAKLLDEHGMGAAEMVAWSRLGAVDEWRSRGTAATWSAEVDRLNLVCVVCPTDAPSYGLVAGLPDDAFEHDGQLTKRDLRASALSRLEPRPGHLLWDVGAGAGSVSVEWMRSHLSCGAIAIEANSERAQRVSRNADRFGLSELEVVCGSAPEALTGLDAPDAVFIGGGASRPGVIDTCLAALRPGGRLVAHAVTIETEALLVAAQREHGGQLTRITVETAEPLGTMSGWRPARPVTQWSLVR; from the coding sequence GTGAACACCGTGACTGTGGTCGGGATCGGCGCCGAGGGGTGGGCCGGGCTCCCGCGCACCCACCAGGACATCATCCAGGGCGCCGAGGTGCTCGTCGGCGGACCGCGCCACCTCGACCTCGTGCCCGAGGTCGCAGGTCAGGTACGCCGCTCGTGGCCCTCTCCCCTGCGTGACGGCCTCGAGCCGCTGCTCGCGCTGTACGACGGCCGGCGCCTGGTCGCCCTCGCGTCCGGCGACCCGCTGCTGTCCGGCGTCGGGACGACCTTGATCGACGTGATGGGCCCGGAGCGGGTCGACGTCGTCCCGGCCGTCTCGTCGGCGAGCCTCGCCCACGCGCGGATGGGGTGGTCGCACGAGACCACCACGGTGGTGTCACTGGTCGGGCGGCCGACGTCGCGGCTGGCCCGACACCTGTCGCCCGGCCGACGGCTGATCGTGCTGTCCTCCGACGAGACCACGCCCGCCGAGGTCGCCAAGCTGCTCGACGAGCACGGCATGGGTGCCGCCGAGATGGTCGCCTGGTCACGCCTCGGCGCGGTCGACGAGTGGCGCTCGCGCGGCACTGCAGCCACCTGGTCGGCCGAGGTCGACCGGCTCAACCTCGTCTGCGTGGTCTGCCCGACCGACGCACCGTCGTACGGCCTGGTCGCGGGTCTGCCGGACGACGCGTTCGAGCACGACGGGCAGCTGACCAAGCGCGACCTGCGCGCGAGCGCCCTCTCTCGTCTCGAACCACGACCGGGACACCTGCTGTGGGACGTCGGCGCCGGCGCGGGTTCGGTCTCCGTCGAGTGGATGCGTTCGCACCTGAGCTGTGGTGCGATCGCCATCGAGGCGAATTCCGAACGCGCACAACGGGTCTCGCGCAATGCCGACCGTTTCGGCCTGTCCGAGCTCGAGGTCGTGTGCGGCTCGGCCCCCGAGGCGCTCACCGGCCTCGACGCGCCCGATGCAGTGTTCATCGGTGGTGGCGCCAGCCGCCCCGGAGTCATCGACACCTGCCTCGCTGCCCTTCGACCGGGCGGACGGCTGGTCGCGCACGCGGTCACCATCGAGACCGAGGCGCTGCTCGTCGCCGCGCAGCGCGAGCACGGCGGTCAGCTCACCCGCATCACGGTCGAGACGGCCGAGCCGCTCGGCACCATGAGCGGCTGGCGCCCCGCGCGACCCGTCACCCAGTGGAGCCTCGTCCGATGA
- a CDS encoding magnesium chelatase subunit D family protein — protein sequence MQQSLPTFPFSAVVGSDDMALALVLTAVAPDVGGVLVRGEKGTAKSTAVRGLTSLLPPVQVVKGCRFSCDPAAPDPRCPDGPHAQAEPTARPARLVELPVGASEDRLVGSLHLHKALSEGVAEYDPGLLAAAHRGLLYVDEVNLLQDHLVDVLLDAAAMGRSTVERDGVSISHASRFVIIGTMNPEEGELRPQLLDRFGLTVEVAAPRDPQTRVEVVRRRLAFDADPVTFADRWRSEESALAARIAAARDAVSSVRLGDEALVRIADLCAAFEVDGMRADIVTARAATAHAAWCGRDEVTVDDIRAAARLSIPHRRRRNPFDAPGLDDDLLDDVLGPDDDTDPDPEPPQPPSDGGGGEPAPGDDAPSGEAPTGGDGEAAPGGGSESQGAAAPQPARVGAGKPYRARLFSVSGTGAGESGRRSTAESTRGRTVGARRTPEAGASVHLLSTIEAAARRGEPRTSPRLTVAPGDLRYARRIGRESNLVLFCVDASGSMAARRRMEQVKTAVLSLLLDAYQRRDKVGLITFRGNGSELVLPPTGSVDVAARRLEDLPAGGRTPLAEGLLRAAETLRVERLRDPRRRPLLVLVTDGRATHGTDAVRRSRQAAAILADAGVASVVIDCETGKFAMGLARDLAVHLQAEHVAVGEVAADHLTTVVRERAS from the coding sequence ATGCAGCAGTCCCTACCCACCTTTCCCTTCTCCGCCGTCGTCGGCTCCGACGACATGGCCCTGGCGCTCGTCCTGACAGCCGTCGCGCCCGACGTCGGCGGTGTGCTCGTCCGCGGCGAGAAGGGCACCGCCAAGTCGACCGCGGTGCGCGGCCTGACGAGTCTGCTGCCGCCGGTGCAGGTGGTGAAGGGGTGCCGGTTCTCGTGTGACCCCGCGGCGCCCGACCCGAGGTGTCCGGACGGCCCGCATGCGCAGGCCGAGCCCACCGCACGCCCGGCTCGGCTCGTCGAGCTGCCGGTCGGCGCCAGCGAGGACCGCCTGGTCGGCTCGCTGCACCTGCACAAGGCGCTGTCCGAGGGCGTCGCCGAGTACGACCCCGGCCTCCTCGCTGCGGCTCACCGCGGGCTGCTCTACGTCGACGAGGTCAACCTGCTGCAGGACCACCTCGTCGACGTGCTCCTCGACGCGGCGGCCATGGGTCGCTCCACGGTCGAGCGCGACGGGGTGTCGATCTCGCACGCCTCACGGTTCGTGATCATCGGCACGATGAACCCCGAGGAGGGCGAGCTGCGCCCGCAGCTGCTCGACCGGTTCGGGCTGACCGTCGAGGTCGCGGCTCCGCGTGATCCGCAGACCCGCGTCGAGGTCGTACGCCGACGCCTGGCCTTCGACGCCGACCCGGTGACGTTCGCCGACCGATGGCGTTCGGAGGAGTCCGCGCTCGCGGCCCGCATCGCCGCTGCGCGAGACGCCGTCAGCTCGGTGCGCCTCGGTGACGAGGCGCTCGTGCGCATCGCCGACCTGTGCGCGGCGTTCGAGGTCGACGGCATGCGCGCCGACATCGTCACCGCGCGAGCCGCCACGGCCCACGCCGCGTGGTGCGGCCGAGACGAGGTGACGGTCGACGACATCCGTGCTGCCGCTCGCCTGTCGATCCCGCACCGTCGTCGCCGCAACCCGTTCGACGCGCCGGGTCTGGACGACGACCTGCTCGACGACGTCCTCGGCCCGGACGACGACACAGATCCCGACCCCGAGCCGCCGCAGCCGCCGTCCGATGGTGGCGGCGGCGAGCCCGCGCCGGGCGACGACGCGCCGAGTGGCGAGGCGCCGACCGGCGGAGACGGCGAGGCGGCACCGGGTGGCGGCTCCGAGAGCCAAGGCGCTGCTGCGCCGCAGCCCGCGCGCGTCGGTGCCGGAAAGCCTTATCGCGCAAGGCTGTTCAGCGTCTCCGGCACGGGTGCCGGCGAGTCGGGCCGCCGTTCGACCGCGGAGTCCACGCGCGGCCGGACGGTCGGCGCCCGGCGTACCCCTGAGGCGGGCGCATCTGTGCACCTGCTGTCGACGATCGAGGCAGCAGCCCGGCGAGGTGAACCACGCACGTCGCCGCGGCTGACCGTCGCGCCTGGCGACCTGCGCTACGCCCGGCGCATCGGCCGTGAGTCCAACCTCGTGCTGTTCTGCGTCGACGCGAGCGGCTCGATGGCCGCGCGCCGTCGGATGGAGCAGGTCAAGACGGCCGTGCTGTCGTTGCTGCTCGACGCCTACCAGCGGCGCGACAAGGTCGGTCTGATCACCTTCCGTGGCAACGGTTCCGAGCTCGTGCTGCCGCCCACCGGGTCGGTCGACGTCGCCGCTCGTCGCCTGGAGGACCTTCCCGCCGGAGGCCGCACACCGCTCGCCGAGGGCCTGCTGCGCGCCGCCGAGACCCTGCGCGTCGAGCGGCTGCGCGATCCACGTCGGCGACCGCTGCTCGTGCTCGTCACCGATGGTCGGGCCACGCACGGCACCGACGCCGTACGCCGGTCCCGCCAGGCTGCGGCGATACTCGCCGACGCGGGTGTCGCGTCCGTCGTGATCGACTGCGAGACAGGGAAGTTCGCGATGGGTCTGGCACGCGACCTGGCAGTGCACCTGCAGGCCGAGCACGTCGCGGTCGGCGAGGTCGCCGCCGACCACCTCACGACCGTCGTCCGAGAGAGGGCCTCCTGA
- the cobO gene encoding cob(I)yrinic acid a,c-diamide adenosyltransferase, with amino-acid sequence MPKGQPTVVPDDNLTTRQRRNRPLVMVHTGDGKGKSTAAFGLALRGWNQGWSIGVFQFVKSAKWKIGEQEVLERLGRLHESEGVGGPVEWHKMGSGWSWSRKSGTEDEHAAAAAEGWAEIKRRLAAETHQLYVLDEFTYPIHWGWVDADDVVATLAERPGQQHVVITGRRAHPALLDAADLVTEMTKVRHPMDAGQKGQRGIEW; translated from the coding sequence ATGCCGAAGGGTCAGCCGACCGTCGTCCCCGACGACAACCTCACCACCCGGCAGCGGCGCAACCGACCGCTCGTGATGGTCCACACCGGCGACGGCAAGGGGAAGTCGACCGCTGCGTTCGGACTCGCCCTGCGCGGCTGGAACCAGGGCTGGTCGATCGGGGTGTTCCAGTTCGTGAAGTCGGCGAAGTGGAAGATCGGCGAGCAGGAGGTGCTCGAACGCCTCGGCCGCCTGCACGAGTCCGAGGGCGTCGGCGGTCCGGTCGAGTGGCACAAGATGGGCTCCGGCTGGTCGTGGTCGCGCAAGAGCGGCACCGAGGACGAGCACGCCGCAGCGGCCGCCGAGGGCTGGGCCGAGATCAAGCGACGCCTGGCTGCTGAGACTCATCAGCTGTACGTGCTGGACGAGTTCACCTATCCGATCCACTGGGGCTGGGTCGACGCCGACGACGTCGTGGCGACGCTCGCCGAGCGCCCCGGGCAGCAGCACGTCGTCATCACCGGGCGTCGCGCCCACCCGGCCCTGCTCGACGCCGCCGACCTAGTCACCGAGATGACCAAGGTGCGCCACCCGATGGACGCGGGTCAGAAGGGCCAGCGGGGGATCGAGTGGTGA
- a CDS encoding cobyrinate a,c-diamide synthase: protein MTHLPRVVIAAPASGHGKTTVATGLMAALRRRGLAVSGHKVGPDYIDPGYHGLATGRPGRNLDPQMVGEERLVPLLLNGARGADVAVVEGVMGLYDGATGRQGFASTAHVAGVLDAPVVLVVDVSHAARSVAAVVHGMATFDPSVRVAGVILNKVASDRHAAEVRDALVEKGFDVLGVLHRDAGISAPGRHLGLVPVAEQRSAEASIDRLASRIEACVDLDAVLRVAATAPALDGTAWSAQDEVSPVGGEPLIAVAGGRAFTFRYAETDELLRAAGCRVVEFDPLVDRTLPQGTQGIYLGGGFPETHLVALAGNTSMLESLRSAVRSGVPTVAECAGLLYLCETLDGTPMVGAVPADARMTARLTLGYRRTETGVVGHEFHRTTLSTRSGETPAWVLDGESEGFALDPAGVGHATLHASYLHTHWAGNPSAAEEFADRGRRTTPHTESPSAHVVSVAGPADQRDMRTRPASVASRWHHGDRETGPGLVDLAVNVQHLDRPQWLDEALHASLRDRSYPDASRAVDALAARFARPAEQVLPTAGAAEAFTLIARARPWRQPVVVHPQFREPDRALLAAGHTPTHVVLHRAHGFELDPSAIPGDADLVVIGNPTNPTGRLHSAAAVRALCRPGRVVVVDEAFMDAVPGEPESVAGVQDSGLFVIRSLTKTWAIPGVRAGFVLGDPDVLSACAEQQPEWSVSSPALAALVACASPEARIETAERAAQVVEQRRHLERLLAERAIPFVEWSAAPFVLAQVGDGVRDALRDRGIAVRRADTFPGLDTTWVRIATRDHATTARLAAALDDVHQRRKAVLA, encoded by the coding sequence GTGACACATCTGCCGCGCGTGGTGATCGCGGCGCCGGCGTCCGGGCACGGCAAGACGACGGTCGCGACCGGGCTGATGGCGGCGCTGCGGCGCCGGGGGCTCGCGGTGTCCGGCCACAAGGTCGGGCCCGACTACATCGATCCCGGCTATCACGGGCTCGCCACCGGCCGACCGGGCCGCAACCTCGACCCCCAGATGGTCGGTGAGGAGCGCCTGGTGCCGTTGCTGCTGAACGGCGCTCGTGGTGCCGACGTGGCCGTCGTCGAGGGAGTGATGGGCCTCTACGACGGTGCGACAGGACGCCAGGGGTTCGCCTCGACCGCGCACGTGGCCGGGGTGCTCGATGCCCCGGTGGTGCTGGTCGTCGACGTGTCGCACGCGGCGCGTTCGGTCGCGGCGGTCGTGCACGGCATGGCGACGTTCGACCCGTCTGTGCGCGTCGCCGGCGTGATCCTCAACAAGGTGGCGTCCGACCGGCATGCCGCAGAGGTGCGAGATGCGTTGGTGGAGAAGGGCTTCGACGTTCTCGGCGTCCTGCACCGCGACGCCGGCATCTCCGCTCCTGGCCGCCACCTCGGTCTCGTGCCGGTGGCTGAGCAGCGCTCGGCGGAGGCGTCCATCGACCGGCTCGCCTCGCGCATCGAGGCGTGCGTCGACCTCGACGCCGTGCTGCGCGTGGCGGCGACGGCCCCGGCGCTCGACGGGACCGCGTGGTCCGCACAGGACGAGGTCTCGCCGGTGGGTGGTGAGCCGCTGATCGCGGTCGCCGGCGGACGGGCGTTCACCTTCAGGTACGCCGAGACCGACGAGCTGCTGCGCGCGGCGGGCTGCCGGGTGGTCGAGTTCGACCCGCTCGTCGACCGCACGCTGCCGCAGGGCACGCAGGGCATCTACCTGGGCGGCGGCTTCCCCGAGACGCACCTCGTCGCGCTGGCAGGCAACACCTCGATGCTGGAGTCACTGCGCTCTGCGGTGCGGTCCGGCGTACCGACCGTGGCGGAGTGCGCAGGCCTGCTCTACCTGTGCGAGACGCTCGACGGCACACCGATGGTGGGCGCGGTCCCCGCTGACGCTCGCATGACCGCACGGCTCACCCTCGGCTACCGGCGCACCGAGACCGGCGTCGTCGGCCACGAGTTCCACCGGACGACACTGTCGACCCGATCGGGCGAGACGCCGGCCTGGGTGCTCGACGGCGAGTCTGAGGGCTTCGCGCTCGACCCGGCCGGCGTCGGGCACGCCACCCTGCACGCGTCGTACCTTCACACGCACTGGGCCGGAAACCCTTCTGCTGCAGAGGAATTCGCGGACCGAGGTCGCCGTACGACGCCGCACACCGAGTCGCCGAGTGCGCATGTCGTGTCAGTTGCGGGCCCTGCCGACCAGCGCGACATGCGCACTCGGCCTGCCTCGGTGGCGAGCCGCTGGCACCACGGCGACCGTGAGACCGGGCCCGGTCTGGTCGACCTCGCCGTCAACGTGCAGCACCTGGACCGACCGCAGTGGTTGGACGAGGCTCTGCACGCGTCGCTGCGTGATCGGTCCTACCCCGATGCGTCGCGCGCGGTGGACGCGCTGGCCGCGCGCTTCGCCCGCCCCGCCGAGCAGGTGCTGCCGACGGCCGGCGCGGCCGAGGCGTTCACGCTCATCGCGCGAGCGCGGCCATGGCGTCAGCCCGTGGTCGTCCACCCCCAGTTCAGGGAGCCCGACCGGGCGTTGCTCGCGGCGGGACACACGCCGACCCATGTCGTGCTCCACAGGGCGCACGGGTTCGAGCTCGACCCGTCGGCGATCCCTGGCGATGCCGACCTGGTCGTGATCGGCAACCCGACCAACCCCACCGGCCGGTTGCACTCGGCGGCGGCGGTCCGGGCGCTGTGTCGTCCGGGTCGGGTGGTCGTGGTCGATGAGGCGTTCATGGACGCCGTCCCCGGCGAGCCCGAATCCGTTGCTGGAGTGCAGGACTCGGGCCTGTTCGTCATCCGCAGCCTGACCAAGACGTGGGCGATCCCGGGCGTGCGGGCGGGGTTCGTGCTCGGTGATCCTGACGTGCTGAGCGCGTGTGCCGAGCAGCAGCCGGAGTGGTCGGTGAGCAGTCCCGCTCTGGCCGCACTGGTGGCGTGCGCATCGCCCGAGGCGCGGATCGAGACGGCCGAGCGCGCCGCGCAGGTCGTCGAGCAACGCCGCCACCTCGAGCGGCTGCTGGCCGAGCGGGCGATCCCGTTCGTCGAGTGGTCGGCGGCACCGTTCGTCCTCGCGCAGGTGGGCGACGGTGTACGAGATGCGTTGCGCGACAGAGGCATCGCCGTTCGTAGGGCTGACACGTTCCCCGGACTGGACACGACATGGGTGCGGATCGCCACGCGTGACCACGCGACGACAGCCCGGCTGGCGGCTGCGCTCGATGATGTCCACCAGCGGCGGAAGGCGGTGCTGGCATGA